Proteins from a genomic interval of Musa acuminata AAA Group cultivar baxijiao chromosome BXJ1-9, Cavendish_Baxijiao_AAA, whole genome shotgun sequence:
- the LOC103997320 gene encoding transcription factor JUNGBRUNNEN 1: MEERREKSGEQQVRVVEEEEEAAEDDPVLPGFRFHPTDEELVGFYLRRKVEKKCFSIEIIREIDIYKHDPWDLPKVVSAREKEWYFFCLRGRKYRNSIRPNRVTGSGFWKATGIDRPIYSAKDPGGDCIGLKKSLVYYRGSAGKGTKTDWMMHEYRLPCKNSDTATPSIHEAEIWTICRIFKRNTFKKSWKQSNNVKLPTDSSSKSSSFESDDGGNEFKFLASSSYLNEEEMKYVGNCFAENEQIYGSQWNSMAQAPTPTLHSDVVSTTPSVNDFFRDGNWDELGRIVGFMTDQSVASCCQYP, from the exons ATGGAGGAGAGGAGGGAGAAGAGTGGAGAGCAGCAAGTGAGGGtagtagaggaggaggaggaggcggcggaggatGATCCGGTGCTTCCGGGGTTCCGGTTTCATCCCACGGATGAAGAGCTCGTGGGTTTCTATCTGAGGAGGAAGGTGGAGAAAAAGTGCTTCAGCATAGAGATCATCAGAGAGATTGACATCTACAAGCATGATCCGTGGGATCTCCCAA AAGTTGTGTCCGCTAGAGAGAAGGAATGGTACTTCTTTTGCTTGAGGGGTAGGAAGTACAGGAACAGCATCAGGCCTAACAGGGTCACCGGATCCGGATTCTGGAAGGCCACCGGCATCGACAGGCCGATATATTCTGCGAAAGACCCCGGCGGCGACTGCATCGGCCTGAAGAAATCCCTCGTCTACTACCGAGGAAGTGCAGGAAAAGGCACCAAGACGGACTGGATGATGCACGAGTACCGCCTTCCTTGCAAGAACTCCGACACCGCAACCCCCAGCATACACGAAGCT GAAATCTGGACGATATGTCGAATCTTCAAGAGGAACACCTTCAAAAAGAGCTGGAAGCAATCGAACAACGTGAAACTCCCAACTGATTCGAGCTCCAAAAGTAGCAGCTTCGAGTCCGACGACGGCGGAAACGAATTCAAGTTCCTCGCCTCCTCCAGCTACCTTAACGAGGAAGAAATGAAGTACGTCGGCAATTGCTTTGCGGAGAACGAGCAGATCTATGGGAGCCAGTGGAACTCCATGGCGCAAGCTCCCACGCCAACGTTGCACTCCGACGTAGTATCGACTACTCCTAGTGTGAACGACTTCTTCAGAGACGGCAACTGGGACGAGCTTGGAAGGATCGTGGGCTTCATGACAGACCAAAGTGTGGCCTCCTGTTGCCAATACCCCTAG
- the LOC135592799 gene encoding phytoene synthase 2, chloroplastic-like — translation MLMGFTSNCSGNTRQEHVAESSEVRKVFSGLGISTSSANNQWLRPAAFKTNSGANQPCLGLSENQSTTLVLLPLPHTHSSAPRHLQKEKRDRKTKLSSVRSVHVARLMSGSVVWVVSPKETSRSSGFSQFAGVKRRWWRSSSAGWSCARSASTARRSVSASLVVTPPRSSEALVYDVVLRQAALVGEARRKRAVEAVEAPPAPLRGDLLDAAYERCGEVCAEYAKTFYLGTMLMTPERRKAIWAIYVWCRRTDELVDGPNASHITPTALDRWSNRLEDLFAGRPYDMYDAALSDTASNFPVDMQPFKDMIEGMRMDLRKSRYKNFDELYLYCYYVAGTVGLMSVPVMGIAPDSKASAESVYSAALALGIANQLTNILRDVGEDSRRGRVYLPQDELAHAGLSDDDVFEGRVTDKWRTFMKGQITRARMFFDEAEKGIYELNSASRWPVLASLLLYRQILDAIEANDYNNFTKRAYVGKAKKLASLPIAYAKAVIVGPSRFVGTL, via the exons atGCTGATGGGTTTCACCTCAAATTGTTCTGGGAACACAAGGCAAGAGCATGTGGCTGAAAGCAGCGAGGTGCGCAAGGTCTTTAGCGGCCTCGGGATCTCCACGTCGTCGGCCAACAACCAATGGCTACGGCCTGCAGCATTTAAGACGAACAGCGGCGCCAACCAACCATGTCTCGGCCTCTCGGAGAACCAATCGACGACCCTTGTGCTTCTTCCCCTCCCACACACACATTCCAGTGCTCCTCGTCACCTTCAGAAAGAGAAAAGAGATCGGAAGACGAAACTAAGCAGCGTTCGATCGGTACATGTAGCAAGGCTGATGTCTGGCTCTGTTGTTTGGGTTGTGTCACCCAAGGAGACCAGCAGGAGCTCTGGGTTCAGCCAGTTCGCGGGGGTGAAGAGGAGATGGTGGAGGAGCAGCAGTGCGGGGTGGAGCTGCGCCCGGTCGGCGTCGACcgcccgccgctcggtctcggccAGCTTGGTCGTCACACCGCCGAGATCCTCTGAGGCGTTGGTCTACGACGTGGTCCTCAGGCAGGCGGCGCTGGTCGGCGAGGCGAGGAGGAAGAGGGCGGTGGAGGCGGTGGAAGCCCCGCCGGCGCCGCTGCGAGGGGACCTACTCGATGCGGCGTACGAGCGGTGCGGCGAGGTCTGCGCCGAGTATGCCAAGACTTTCTACTTGG GAACAATGCTTATGACTCCTgagaggaggaaagccatttgggcAATCTATG TGTGGTGCAGAAGAACCGATGAACTCGTGGACGGCCCTAACGCTTCGCATATAACACCCACTGCGCTGGATCGCTGGTCGAACAGGTTGGAAGATCTGTTTGCAGGCCGTCCATATGACATGTATGATGCAGCTCTATCCGACACCGCATCCAATTTCCCGGTAGACATGCAG CCATTCAAGGACATGATAGAAGGAATGAGAATGGACCTGCGGAAATCGAGGTACAAGAATTTCGACGAACTCTATCTCTACTGCTACTATGTCGCCGGCACGGTGGGGCTCATGAGTGTGCCGGTGATGGGAATTGCCCCAGACTCGAAGGCCTCAGCCGAGAGCGTCTACAGCGCAGCATTAGCTCTTGGCATCGCGAATCAACTCACCAACATACTCAGGGATGTCGGAGAGGA CTCCAGGAGGGGGAGAGTGTACCTTCCTCAAGATGAACTGGCCCACGCTGGTCTGTCAGATGATGACGTCTTCGAAGGGAGGGTGACAGACAAATGGCGGACCTTCATGAAGGGTCAAATTACGCGAGCCAGGATGTTCTTCGACGAGGCCGAGAAGGGCATATATGAGCTGAACTCAGCCAGCAGATGGCCG GTTTTGGCTTCGTTGCTGCTGTATCGGCAGATTCTGGATGCCATTGAAGCAAACGACTACAACAACTTCACCAAGCGTGCATACGTAGGGAAAGCAAAGAAACTGGCTTCATTACCCATAGCATATGCCAAGGCAGTAATTGTAGGCCCTTCAAGATTTGTAGGAACACTATAA